A genomic stretch from Sphaerodactylus townsendi isolate TG3544 linkage group LG15, MPM_Stown_v2.3, whole genome shotgun sequence includes:
- the LOC125445301 gene encoding pleckstrin homology domain-containing family A member 4-like isoform X2 has protein sequence MNHHPMLPCPGEEESETAPPLPGPPLFYHEATSSHVAITQEPGRTVSQSESRQQDNISPVEQPNPSSSSRGYQRALWLSDRTQQSPDNSPSEPLKTDMRSPLREAEAVVSDRESRSNIFYEGGSHSRAKVASPDTTTPRRPRMSAQEQLDRMQRNQEAQRKSEAAQTNPLGHWRDSLKRGSSRPLPNTPPEPSPKEGVQTGGSKPRYPPTPEWERQRVIQLSYALAAEASQRGKRITGRTSSHSSLDNIPGSRDGLDHHHLPSDSNSDELELNTVASKYNQATTQNLSCCDSQAANRTLPSSQTPNHASCAPETSSWPSPPPEEANQVSSHSKVPKATSHHPESTNQRSLKSPTWVAPLPPSTNRNFSASRTANWDSPPFWDCEVWAHEQSLANKQGPSNGKCLGWRGEKKSHQVVAYVHETAHPIKVTLVKSSF, from the exons ATGAACCACCATCCCATgctgccctgccctggagaaGAG GAGTCCGAAacggctcctcctcttcctggaccGCCCCTTTTCTACCACGAAGCCACATCTAGCCACGTGGCCATCACACAGGAGCCTGGCAGGACTGTgagccaatcagaaagcaggcAGCAGGACAATATCAGTCCAGTAGAACAGCCT AATCCATCTTCTTCCAGCAGAGGGTATCAGAGGGCATTATGGCTTTCTGATAGGACCCAGCAATCTCCGGACAATTCCCCTAGTGAGCCCCTGAAAACTGACATGAGGAGTCCTTTGAGAGAAGCGGAGGCTGTTGTCTCAG ACCGCGAAAGCCGTAGCAACATATTCTATGAAGGTGGAAGCCACAGCCGAGCTAAG GTGGCCTCCCCTGACACAACCACCCCTCGCCGCCCCCGCATGAGCGCCCAGGAACAGCTCGACAGGATGCAGCGGAACCAAGAAGCGCAAAGGAAATCAGAAGCCGCCCAAACCAACCCTTTGGGTCACTGGCGAGACTCTCTCAAGCGGGGGTCTAGCCGG CCCCTCCCCAACACCCCCCCTGAGCCATCACCCAAAGAGGGCGTTCAGACTGGGGGATCCAAGCCTCGATACCCCCCGACCCCTGAATGGGAGCGACAGAGAGTAATCCAGCTTTCCTATGCGTTGGCAGCAGAGGCTTCGCAGCGAGGGAAACGCATCACAG GAAGGACCAGTTCCCACTCCTCCTTAGACAACATTCCTGGGTCGCGTGACGGTCTGGACCATCATCACCTCCCCAGCGACAGTAACTCTGATGAACTAGAACTCAACACCGTGGCATCCAAGTACAACCAAGCGACTACTCAGAACCTAAGCTGCTGCGACTCCCAAGCGGCCAATCGCACACTGCCTTCATCCCAGACGCCCAATCACGCATCATGTGCTCCAGAAACTTCCAGTTGGCCATCGCCACCCCCGGAGGAGGCCAATCAGGTGTCTTCACACTCCAAGGTTCCAAAGGCCACGTCGCACCACCCAGAATCGACCAACCAGCGGTCTCTAAAGAGTCCGACTTGGGTCGCGCCGTTGCCTCCGTCAACCAATCGGAACTTCTCTGCCTCCAGAACAGCCAATTGGGATTCACCTCCGTTTTGGGACTGTGAAGTGTGGGCACATGAGCAAAGCCTTGCAAACAAGCAGGGCCCAAGCAATGGCAAGTGCCTTGGTTGGAGAGGGGAGAAGAAGTCCCATCAGGTGGTGGCGTACGTTCATGAGACTGCACACCCTATCAAGGTCACGCTGGTGAAATCCAGTTTTTAG
- the LOC125445301 gene encoding pleckstrin homology domain-containing family A member 4-like isoform X3 — MNHHPMLPCPGEENPSSSSRGYQRALWLSDRTQQSPDNSPSEPLKTDMRSPLREAEAVVSDRESRSNIFYEGGSHSRAKVASPDTTTPRRPRMSAQEQLDRMQRNQEAQRKSEAAQTNPLGHWRDSLKRGSSRPLPNTPPEPSPKEGVQTGGSKPRYPPTPEWERQRVIQLSYALAAEASQRGKRITGRTSSHSSLDNIPGSRDGLDHHHLPSDSNSDELELNTVASKYNQATTQNLSCCDSQAANRTLPSSQTPNHASCAPETSSWPSPPPEEANQVSSHSKVPKATSHHPESTNQRSLKSPTWVAPLPPSTNRNFSASRTANWDSPPFWDCEVWAHEQSLANKQGPSNGKCLGWRGEKKSHQVVAYVHETAHPIKVTLVKSSF, encoded by the exons ATGAACCACCATCCCATgctgccctgccctggagaaGAG AATCCATCTTCTTCCAGCAGAGGGTATCAGAGGGCATTATGGCTTTCTGATAGGACCCAGCAATCTCCGGACAATTCCCCTAGTGAGCCCCTGAAAACTGACATGAGGAGTCCTTTGAGAGAAGCGGAGGCTGTTGTCTCAG ACCGCGAAAGCCGTAGCAACATATTCTATGAAGGTGGAAGCCACAGCCGAGCTAAG GTGGCCTCCCCTGACACAACCACCCCTCGCCGCCCCCGCATGAGCGCCCAGGAACAGCTCGACAGGATGCAGCGGAACCAAGAAGCGCAAAGGAAATCAGAAGCCGCCCAAACCAACCCTTTGGGTCACTGGCGAGACTCTCTCAAGCGGGGGTCTAGCCGG CCCCTCCCCAACACCCCCCCTGAGCCATCACCCAAAGAGGGCGTTCAGACTGGGGGATCCAAGCCTCGATACCCCCCGACCCCTGAATGGGAGCGACAGAGAGTAATCCAGCTTTCCTATGCGTTGGCAGCAGAGGCTTCGCAGCGAGGGAAACGCATCACAG GAAGGACCAGTTCCCACTCCTCCTTAGACAACATTCCTGGGTCGCGTGACGGTCTGGACCATCATCACCTCCCCAGCGACAGTAACTCTGATGAACTAGAACTCAACACCGTGGCATCCAAGTACAACCAAGCGACTACTCAGAACCTAAGCTGCTGCGACTCCCAAGCGGCCAATCGCACACTGCCTTCATCCCAGACGCCCAATCACGCATCATGTGCTCCAGAAACTTCCAGTTGGCCATCGCCACCCCCGGAGGAGGCCAATCAGGTGTCTTCACACTCCAAGGTTCCAAAGGCCACGTCGCACCACCCAGAATCGACCAACCAGCGGTCTCTAAAGAGTCCGACTTGGGTCGCGCCGTTGCCTCCGTCAACCAATCGGAACTTCTCTGCCTCCAGAACAGCCAATTGGGATTCACCTCCGTTTTGGGACTGTGAAGTGTGGGCACATGAGCAAAGCCTTGCAAACAAGCAGGGCCCAAGCAATGGCAAGTGCCTTGGTTGGAGAGGGGAGAAGAAGTCCCATCAGGTGGTGGCGTACGTTCATGAGACTGCACACCCTATCAAGGTCACGCTGGTGAAATCCAGTTTTTAG
- the LOC125445301 gene encoding pleckstrin homology domain-containing family A member 4-like isoform X1 — translation MNHHPMLPCPGEEKESETAPPLPGPPLFYHEATSSHVAITQEPGRTVSQSESRQQDNISPVEQPNPSSSSRGYQRALWLSDRTQQSPDNSPSEPLKTDMRSPLREAEAVVSDRESRSNIFYEGGSHSRAKVASPDTTTPRRPRMSAQEQLDRMQRNQEAQRKSEAAQTNPLGHWRDSLKRGSSRPLPNTPPEPSPKEGVQTGGSKPRYPPTPEWERQRVIQLSYALAAEASQRGKRITGRTSSHSSLDNIPGSRDGLDHHHLPSDSNSDELELNTVASKYNQATTQNLSCCDSQAANRTLPSSQTPNHASCAPETSSWPSPPPEEANQVSSHSKVPKATSHHPESTNQRSLKSPTWVAPLPPSTNRNFSASRTANWDSPPFWDCEVWAHEQSLANKQGPSNGKCLGWRGEKKSHQVVAYVHETAHPIKVTLVKSSF, via the exons ATGAACCACCATCCCATgctgccctgccctggagaaGAG AAGGAGTCCGAAacggctcctcctcttcctggaccGCCCCTTTTCTACCACGAAGCCACATCTAGCCACGTGGCCATCACACAGGAGCCTGGCAGGACTGTgagccaatcagaaagcaggcAGCAGGACAATATCAGTCCAGTAGAACAGCCT AATCCATCTTCTTCCAGCAGAGGGTATCAGAGGGCATTATGGCTTTCTGATAGGACCCAGCAATCTCCGGACAATTCCCCTAGTGAGCCCCTGAAAACTGACATGAGGAGTCCTTTGAGAGAAGCGGAGGCTGTTGTCTCAG ACCGCGAAAGCCGTAGCAACATATTCTATGAAGGTGGAAGCCACAGCCGAGCTAAG GTGGCCTCCCCTGACACAACCACCCCTCGCCGCCCCCGCATGAGCGCCCAGGAACAGCTCGACAGGATGCAGCGGAACCAAGAAGCGCAAAGGAAATCAGAAGCCGCCCAAACCAACCCTTTGGGTCACTGGCGAGACTCTCTCAAGCGGGGGTCTAGCCGG CCCCTCCCCAACACCCCCCCTGAGCCATCACCCAAAGAGGGCGTTCAGACTGGGGGATCCAAGCCTCGATACCCCCCGACCCCTGAATGGGAGCGACAGAGAGTAATCCAGCTTTCCTATGCGTTGGCAGCAGAGGCTTCGCAGCGAGGGAAACGCATCACAG GAAGGACCAGTTCCCACTCCTCCTTAGACAACATTCCTGGGTCGCGTGACGGTCTGGACCATCATCACCTCCCCAGCGACAGTAACTCTGATGAACTAGAACTCAACACCGTGGCATCCAAGTACAACCAAGCGACTACTCAGAACCTAAGCTGCTGCGACTCCCAAGCGGCCAATCGCACACTGCCTTCATCCCAGACGCCCAATCACGCATCATGTGCTCCAGAAACTTCCAGTTGGCCATCGCCACCCCCGGAGGAGGCCAATCAGGTGTCTTCACACTCCAAGGTTCCAAAGGCCACGTCGCACCACCCAGAATCGACCAACCAGCGGTCTCTAAAGAGTCCGACTTGGGTCGCGCCGTTGCCTCCGTCAACCAATCGGAACTTCTCTGCCTCCAGAACAGCCAATTGGGATTCACCTCCGTTTTGGGACTGTGAAGTGTGGGCACATGAGCAAAGCCTTGCAAACAAGCAGGGCCCAAGCAATGGCAAGTGCCTTGGTTGGAGAGGGGAGAAGAAGTCCCATCAGGTGGTGGCGTACGTTCATGAGACTGCACACCCTATCAAGGTCACGCTGGTGAAATCCAGTTTTTAG
- the LOC125445303 gene encoding 17-beta-hydroxysteroid dehydrogenase 14-like produces MATQLRYPGKVVIVTGGTSGIGLAIVREFVRQGANVVFCSEPSEAKAGQAIQRELQDSGCPGDAYFVVCDVRKETDIKRLISATLERYGRLDCVVNNAGAANVEKIDDVTAQDFRNVMELNTLSVLLASKYALPYLRETRGNIINMASIAGMIGMKHSVIYSSSKGAVIAMTKTLAIDESKYGVRVNCISPAGIQTPLFERNANETPNPEATIQEFKSSQLLGRFGTPEEVALAALYLAADGTFCTGFNLVVSGGAEVGFAKKAQVDSEPGSGASGNSQDSSSKQ; encoded by the exons ATGGCGACACAGCTGCGTTACCCGGGCAAGGTGGTGATCGTGACGGGTGGCACCTCTGGCATTGGTCTGGCCATCGTGAGAGAATTTG ttcgCCAGGGAGCCAATGTGGTCTTCTGTTCAGAACCATCCGAAG CAAAAGCGGGACAAGCAATTCAGAGAGAGCTGCAAGATTCTGGGTGCCCGGGGGACGCTTACTTTGTGGTCTGTGATGTCCGCAAGGAGACAGACATTAAG AGGTTGATTTCGGCCACTCTAGAACGTTACGGGCGCCTGGACTGCGTGGTGAACAATGCTGGAGCTG CAAATGTGGAAAAGATAGACGATGTGACTGCCCAAGACTTCCGCAACGTCATGGAACTCAACACTCTGAGCGTTTTGTTAGCATCAAAG TATGCGCTGCCCTACTTACGGGAAACGAGAGGAAACATTATCAACATGGCCAGTATTGCTGGTATGATTGGGATGAAGCATAGTGTGATATATTCCTCAAGCAAG GGTGCAGTTATTGCAATGACCAAAACTCTGGCCATAGATGAAAGCAAATACGGAGTACGAGTCAACTG CATCTCACCAGCTGGTATCCAGACTCCTTTGTTTGAAAGGAATGCAAATGAGACGCCGAACCCAGAGGCCACAATCCAGGAATTCAAAAGTTCTCAG CTACTGGGACGTTTtgggaccccggaagaagtggCTCTGGCTGCCCTGTATCTTGCTGCTGATGGAACTTTCTGCACTGGTTTCAACCTTGTGGTCAGTGGTGGAGCTGAAGTTGGCTTTGCGAAGAAGGCCCAGGTGGATTCTGAGCCTGGCTCAGGTGCAAGTGGGAACTCACAAGACTCCTCCAGCAAGCAATAG